In Desulfomonile tiedjei DSM 6799, a genomic segment contains:
- the dctP gene encoding TRAP transporter substrate-binding protein DctP, which produces MKKMIPSTKMATVIFCVVASLLLWLAPAAQSAEGTAVIAIKAASPPHPVVHRLTKDAYQLFGDEVERRTNGKVKFTWFFGDSLVKMPQSYESVQSGVVDLVVVAAFLYPHIFKITEGLSLPFTVQGAAHSADIAWKMYQTMPEMQQEMKDIKFLGVFTTDVINLSTKDKLVKTLDDMKNLRVAVGSGLVAQMAQLLGMAPQPVGYSDVYMAIHRGMAEATLFPNAPLRSYKITEITNAHTIANFKVEPMVIAMRKETWDKLPPDVQKVFDELMPSFARLCGHTLTNEGAWVLEALSKRGDKFYAPPGDEFKKWKDAVKPMYDVWIKKLNDSGMNGQAIFDRINEIAAETKVADTPEDEWWKQGRIGKKTEK; this is translated from the coding sequence ATGAAAAAGATGATTCCAAGCACAAAAATGGCGACGGTTATTTTTTGTGTTGTGGCATCGCTACTGTTGTGGCTTGCGCCTGCTGCGCAGTCAGCCGAGGGAACAGCGGTCATCGCCATCAAGGCGGCTTCGCCGCCCCACCCCGTTGTGCACCGGTTGACCAAGGATGCATACCAGTTGTTCGGAGACGAGGTGGAGCGGCGCACCAACGGCAAGGTGAAGTTCACATGGTTCTTTGGCGATAGCCTCGTGAAGATGCCACAGTCGTATGAATCCGTTCAGTCCGGCGTTGTGGATCTCGTAGTAGTCGCCGCCTTCCTCTACCCGCACATCTTCAAGATTACCGAGGGCTTAAGCTTGCCGTTCACTGTACAGGGCGCCGCGCACAGTGCGGACATTGCCTGGAAAATGTACCAAACGATGCCCGAGATGCAACAAGAGATGAAAGATATCAAATTCCTGGGGGTTTTTACCACTGACGTGATAAACCTCTCCACAAAAGACAAGCTTGTCAAGACCCTTGACGACATGAAGAATCTGCGCGTGGCCGTGGGCAGCGGACTGGTTGCGCAAATGGCCCAGCTACTCGGAATGGCGCCGCAGCCGGTGGGGTATTCCGATGTCTACATGGCGATTCATCGGGGAATGGCAGAGGCAACCCTCTTCCCCAACGCTCCCCTCCGTTCGTACAAAATCACCGAAATCACCAACGCCCATACCATCGCAAACTTCAAGGTTGAGCCGATGGTCATCGCCATGCGCAAGGAAACATGGGACAAGTTGCCCCCAGACGTGCAGAAGGTCTTCGATGAGTTGATGCCATCGTTTGCGCGGTTGTGCGGGCATACCCTCACCAACGAAGGGGCCTGGGTGCTTGAAGCTCTGAGCAAGCGAGGCGATAAGTTTTACGCCCCGCCTGGCGACGAGTTCAAGAAGTGGAAAGATGCGGTCAAACCCATGTATGACGTCTGGATCAAGAAGCTGAATGACAGCGGCATGAATGGACAGGCCATTTTCGACCGTATAAACGAAATAGCGGCGGAAACGAAAGTAGCTGACACTCCGGAAGATGAGTGGTGGAAGCAGGGGCGGATCGGTAAGAAGACGGAAAAATAA
- a CDS encoding TRAP transporter large permease subunit: MEMDTCVNIVDETVVPIEAPRGSCSVSAALAGVGQGMMRVLKPVSLWSGRLAAAMIMIMAFAMVLDVLLRKYFSTTIPQVMEFEQWLMASVVFFSIAHTQIRGGHVSVDMLSSKFSERTRILTESFGLCIGAALFAIVAVEHVTKIQHAIAMHEIGIVLQWPLWPFYAIVVLGSILICLVFTAQLLTYWARLWEVSRNPILAMAMLLAAVGAVVFLPAILKALSIQMTVLKAGIAGILLLFSLMAIGSPIAFVMGFIGILGSWYLRDAAASFSIVQMAVFPTVGDYIFTVIPFFVGMGFLCFASDFSRNLFDAAYKCFGNIRGGLAISTIMGCGGFAAICGDSMATGATMGSVAIPEMKKAKYDMSMACGAVAAGGTLGILIPPSIGFIVYGIITEQSIGKLFIAGIAPGLLLTLMYCTVVYVRCRMDPLAGPAGGHTTAKEKFEAITGIWPVLILFFLIMGGIWFGLFTANEGGAVGFVAALAFGMILRRFTFKKFLDAMMETIEVTAMIFTILLGVTILNYFVGMSELPLAMADWVKNLGIHRAFVFMIILGIYVILGMLMNIIPMVMLTLPMIFPTVIGLGYDPIWFGVIMVIMMEMGQITPPVGVNVYVIAGVAKDVPMATVFRGIVPFIAMQCVLILILYMFPIVATYLPSSMDVLEAIKDL, from the coding sequence ATGGAAATGGATACCTGTGTAAACATAGTGGACGAGACTGTGGTACCCATAGAAGCGCCCCGCGGCAGTTGCTCGGTCAGTGCAGCACTCGCCGGCGTCGGCCAGGGAATGATGAGGGTTTTGAAGCCGGTCAGTCTATGGAGCGGCCGGCTCGCTGCAGCCATGATCATGATCATGGCCTTTGCAATGGTTCTTGACGTCCTGCTCAGAAAGTATTTTTCAACCACCATCCCGCAGGTCATGGAATTTGAGCAGTGGCTCATGGCATCGGTGGTGTTCTTCAGCATTGCCCACACACAGATACGAGGAGGGCACGTTTCCGTAGATATGCTCAGTTCCAAGTTCTCCGAGCGCACGCGGATTCTGACGGAAAGCTTTGGCCTCTGCATTGGCGCCGCCTTGTTTGCGATCGTCGCCGTGGAGCATGTGACGAAAATTCAACATGCCATTGCCATGCATGAGATCGGAATCGTGTTGCAGTGGCCGTTGTGGCCTTTTTATGCCATTGTCGTGCTGGGCTCTATCCTGATCTGTCTCGTTTTTACAGCGCAATTGCTCACCTATTGGGCCAGGTTGTGGGAAGTGAGCCGAAATCCCATTCTCGCCATGGCAATGCTACTCGCCGCTGTCGGGGCCGTTGTCTTCCTTCCTGCCATCCTCAAAGCGCTCTCCATCCAGATGACTGTCTTGAAGGCAGGGATAGCCGGCATACTGCTGCTGTTTTCCCTCATGGCCATCGGCTCCCCCATCGCCTTTGTCATGGGCTTCATAGGGATACTTGGAAGCTGGTATCTGAGGGATGCCGCGGCATCATTTTCGATCGTGCAGATGGCGGTTTTCCCGACGGTAGGGGATTACATATTTACTGTTATCCCCTTCTTCGTCGGAATGGGCTTTCTGTGCTTTGCGTCGGATTTCAGCAGGAACCTGTTCGACGCAGCCTACAAATGCTTTGGGAATATCAGGGGTGGATTAGCGATTTCCACGATTATGGGTTGTGGAGGTTTTGCGGCGATCTGTGGTGACAGCATGGCCACGGGTGCCACCATGGGCAGCGTAGCGATTCCCGAGATGAAGAAAGCGAAATACGACATGAGCATGGCCTGTGGAGCCGTAGCTGCTGGAGGCACCCTGGGCATTCTCATCCCGCCGAGCATCGGCTTCATCGTCTACGGGATCATCACCGAGCAATCCATTGGAAAGCTTTTCATCGCCGGGATCGCGCCGGGCCTTCTGCTGACTCTAATGTACTGCACCGTCGTCTATGTTCGCTGTCGCATGGATCCTCTGGCCGGTCCTGCTGGAGGACACACCACAGCCAAAGAAAAATTTGAGGCAATCACAGGGATCTGGCCCGTTTTGATCCTCTTTTTCCTTATCATGGGTGGCATCTGGTTTGGCCTCTTTACTGCGAATGAGGGCGGCGCAGTCGGTTTCGTCGCAGCGTTGGCCTTCGGAATGATCTTGCGTCGGTTCACCTTTAAAAAATTCCTGGACGCCATGATGGAGACGATCGAAGTGACCGCCATGATCTTCACCATCCTGCTCGGCGTCACCATTCTCAACTACTTCGTCGGCATGAGCGAATTGCCCCTCGCCATGGCCGACTGGGTGAAAAACCTGGGTATCCATCGCGCCTTTGTCTTCATGATCATCTTGGGAATATATGTCATTCTTGGAATGCTCATGAACATCATTCCCATGGTCATGCTGACGCTTCCCATGATCTTCCCGACCGTTATAGGCTTGGGCTATGACCCCATCTGGTTTGGCGTCATCATGGTCATCATGATGGAAATGGGGCAGATCACGCCTCCCGTCGGCGTCAACGTGTACGTCATAGCCGGCGTGGCCAAGGATGTTCCCATGGCGACGGTTTTTCGAGGGATAGTACCCTTCATCGCCATGCAGTGCGTGTTGATTTTAATCCTTTACATGTTCCCGATCGTCGCAACATATCTTCCAAGCTCAATGGACGTGCTGGAAGCGATAAAGGATCTTTGA
- a CDS encoding alkyl/aryl-sulfatase, protein MLDPHKMKAAKSMVWPASKERKELDRIAAQYAGPRLVMVTENVYTAIGYGVSNMILVETGEGIVAIDTTNSQRAARDALDAFRAISKAPVTAIVYTHSHPDHVLGGKAFSNNKVEVYAHESFLDELPLQALLGKSGAVRGARMFGASLLQSERLAPNISEYPLPIAAEFIFEPVAPDSVVKPTETFNGKKTSFDIGGVTFHLYHTPGETADHTIVHMPQLGVVACGDIFYPSFPNLYTIRGCGVRPVLEWAEAQNRIIALHPHHLLQGHGFPVQGREEIRTVLSNYRDAILHVHDLALGAVQNFEPIDEVVKEAVLPHHLARLPYLIQSYGHIPYCIRSIYNSYVGWFDGNPANLSPLSRKELGKEVITLAGSVKDVLQHLEKAQEEGRHQAVLELCEMVLGNDPDNDTARRLKVNSLMAMSHLSANAPTANYYRSSAEDSKIERE, encoded by the coding sequence ATGCTCGACCCTCATAAAATGAAAGCTGCTAAGTCTATGGTATGGCCAGCTTCGAAGGAAAGAAAAGAGCTCGATCGCATCGCGGCCCAGTACGCGGGTCCCCGCCTCGTAATGGTAACAGAGAATGTCTATACTGCGATTGGCTATGGCGTCTCCAACATGATTCTCGTTGAGACGGGAGAGGGCATTGTCGCCATCGACACGACCAATAGCCAACGAGCCGCTAGGGATGCTTTGGACGCCTTTAGAGCTATTTCCAAGGCCCCGGTGACAGCGATCGTCTACACCCATAGCCATCCGGATCACGTATTGGGCGGGAAGGCCTTTTCTAACAATAAAGTGGAGGTCTACGCCCACGAGAGCTTTCTCGATGAGTTGCCGTTACAGGCGCTTCTAGGGAAAAGCGGAGCGGTGCGAGGTGCGAGGATGTTCGGTGCAAGCCTTCTCCAGAGCGAACGGCTAGCTCCTAACATCAGCGAGTATCCCTTGCCGATCGCTGCGGAGTTTATTTTTGAGCCGGTGGCGCCAGATAGCGTTGTGAAGCCAACGGAGACATTTAATGGAAAGAAGACCTCCTTCGACATTGGAGGCGTCACGTTTCATCTCTATCATACGCCGGGAGAAACAGCGGATCATACCATCGTTCATATGCCGCAACTGGGAGTCGTTGCGTGTGGCGATATCTTCTACCCGAGCTTTCCAAATCTCTATACGATTCGAGGGTGCGGCGTAAGGCCGGTCCTGGAGTGGGCTGAAGCGCAGAACCGCATCATTGCGCTGCATCCTCATCATCTTCTGCAGGGACATGGGTTTCCCGTTCAGGGAAGAGAAGAGATTAGAACAGTTCTCTCCAATTATCGGGACGCCATCCTGCATGTACACGATCTTGCCCTTGGAGCAGTACAAAACTTCGAGCCAATTGATGAAGTGGTAAAAGAAGCGGTCTTGCCACACCATTTGGCCCGTCTTCCCTATCTCATCCAATCCTATGGTCACATTCCTTACTGCATTCGGAGCATATACAACAGTTACGTGGGTTGGTTTGACGGGAACCCCGCTAATCTTTCTCCTCTTTCGAGAAAGGAGTTGGGAAAAGAGGTGATTACTCTCGCTGGATCTGTCAAAGACGTGCTGCAACATTTAGAAAAAGCACAAGAAGAGGGTCGTCATCAGGCTGTCTTGGAGTTGTGCGAGATGGTTCTTGGGAACGATCCCGACAACGATACGGCAAGGCGACTGAAGGTGAATTCTTTGATGGCGATGAGCCACTTGAGTGCTAACGCTCCAACGGCCAATTATTACCGCTCTTCTGCTGAGGATAGCAAAATAGAAAGGGAGTAA
- a CDS encoding thioredoxin family protein: MIDTTLQRLDTDSFERIVYEKESPCLVIFMRKTCHVCEEVVPTLEELEPEYKEKCGFYAVDVEEQKKLFQRFSLKSIPQILFFNDGEYQGKMAGLVEDDAIEERIAEIFG; the protein is encoded by the coding sequence ATGATCGACACGACTTTGCAGAGACTGGATACCGATTCCTTTGAACGGATAGTGTACGAAAAAGAAAGCCCTTGTTTGGTAATATTTATGAGAAAAACTTGTCATGTGTGTGAAGAAGTCGTTCCGACTTTGGAGGAGTTGGAACCCGAGTATAAAGAGAAATGCGGTTTTTATGCTGTCGATGTAGAAGAGCAAAAGAAACTGTTTCAACGATTTTCTCTAAAAAGCATTCCACAAATTCTCTTTTTTAATGATGGAGAGTACCAGGGCAAAATGGCGGGCCTGGTCGAAGATGATGCAATAGAAGAAAGAATAGCCGAAATTTTTGGATGA
- a CDS encoding FAD-dependent oxidoreductase produces the protein MDNHYDLLIIGGGPSGLTAAIYGGRAKLKTVVINKGSVGGLVNNTREIANWPGIVNISGPDLMATFEKHAKAFGVDFLKDTAVEVDFSKEEKFVRTRKKKDLYAKAVIIACGSEPRFLNIPGEKKFMGNGVAYCATCDAESFEGEDVIVVGSGDQAIEEGMYITKFANKVKVIVLHDEGILDCNKISAEKALCHEGMEFIWNSTIQEIMGHENVECVKVKNLKTGTCSDLPCQGVFMFVGMVPSTRFLDGSGVEMDKRGYIPVNEHMETNIPGVYAVGDNRIKYLRQIVTSAGDGATAAVAAERYISELNDFRTSVMGSEGKVLLLFFDAKDNSSLEFGTLLEAVNNEQSGAYKIVKIDVATKTNLAEKYGVKEVPAVLILDRGLCVKQLECTMDKEDLVGQLISCKTVVNCHPTDS, from the coding sequence ATGGATAATCACTATGATTTACTCATAATTGGTGGCGGCCCTAGCGGACTTACCGCTGCTATTTATGGCGGTAGGGCCAAGCTGAAGACTGTGGTGATCAATAAGGGATCCGTTGGCGGATTGGTTAACAATACAAGAGAGATAGCCAATTGGCCTGGCATCGTCAATATATCCGGTCCGGACTTAATGGCGACTTTTGAAAAGCATGCAAAGGCCTTTGGCGTCGATTTCCTAAAAGACACCGCAGTTGAAGTAGACTTTTCCAAAGAAGAAAAATTCGTTAGAACCAGAAAAAAGAAAGATCTTTATGCAAAGGCCGTGATCATAGCATGCGGCAGTGAACCGAGATTTCTTAACATCCCTGGAGAGAAAAAGTTCATGGGTAACGGAGTGGCGTATTGCGCCACCTGTGATGCAGAGTCTTTTGAAGGCGAGGATGTCATTGTGGTTGGCAGCGGCGATCAAGCCATTGAAGAAGGAATGTATATCACCAAGTTTGCGAATAAAGTCAAAGTCATTGTCCTGCATGATGAAGGAATTCTGGATTGCAACAAAATAAGCGCTGAGAAGGCGCTCTGCCATGAAGGAATGGAATTCATTTGGAATTCTACGATACAGGAGATCATGGGTCATGAAAATGTGGAGTGCGTAAAGGTGAAGAATCTGAAAACGGGTACGTGTTCAGACCTGCCATGCCAGGGAGTATTCATGTTCGTAGGCATGGTCCCGTCCACCAGATTCTTGGACGGCAGTGGGGTGGAGATGGACAAGAGGGGATATATTCCCGTGAATGAGCATATGGAGACTAATATTCCGGGCGTTTATGCCGTGGGCGATAACAGGATCAAATATTTACGTCAAATCGTTACCTCCGCCGGAGACGGCGCCACTGCAGCAGTAGCTGCTGAAAGATATATTAGCGAATTGAATGATTTTAGGACATCCGTGATGGGCAGCGAAGGAAAGGTTTTGTTGCTGTTCTTCGATGCCAAAGACAATTCAAGTCTGGAATTTGGCACATTGCTTGAGGCGGTTAATAACGAACAGAGTGGAGCGTATAAAATAGTAAAGATTGATGTTGCCACGAAAACAAACCTGGCCGAGAAATATGGAGTCAAAGAGGTCCCAGCGGTTCTGATTCTGGACCGAGGATTATGCGTAAAACAACTGGAGTGTACCATGGACAAAGAAGATTTGGTCGGCCAGTTGATTTCTTGCAAAACAGTTGTGAATTGTCACCCGACCGACAGTTAG
- a CDS encoding AAA family ATPase, with translation MSIIVISRGCYSRGSQIAMKVAQTLGYKCISREILLEASRTFDIPEIKLMKAIHDAPTILERFGHTKEKYLSYIRTALLKAAQTDDMVYHGIAGHFFLQGVPHVLKVRIIADFEDRVREEMRRESISEDEARTLLKKDDEERRKWALSIYGCDTADSSLYDIVLNIKTLTQDIAVETIVDMVSLPSFQTTPESQSLLGDLALAAQVESALIDEFPEIRVTAKNHIVFIHVKVSLSMMGDAFKQKHVIRRIEDIAQTIQGVKEVKVTLGSAV, from the coding sequence ATGTCAATCATTGTCATAAGCAGAGGATGTTATAGCCGCGGCAGTCAAATCGCTATGAAAGTGGCCCAAACTCTCGGCTATAAATGTATATCGCGCGAAATCTTACTGGAAGCCTCTAGGACTTTTGACATTCCCGAGATCAAGCTTATGAAGGCCATCCACGATGCTCCCACGATTCTGGAGCGATTCGGCCACACCAAGGAAAAATACTTATCTTATATTCGCACCGCTTTGCTGAAGGCCGCTCAGACGGATGACATGGTTTATCATGGAATCGCTGGACACTTCTTTCTACAAGGCGTACCTCATGTCTTGAAGGTAAGGATTATCGCTGATTTTGAAGATCGAGTGCGAGAGGAGATGAGACGTGAGAGCATTTCCGAAGACGAAGCACGAACCCTCCTCAAGAAAGACGATGAGGAGCGACGCAAATGGGCCCTGAGCATATATGGCTGTGACACGGCGGATTCATCGCTCTATGACATAGTCTTGAATATCAAGACTCTCACTCAGGACATTGCCGTGGAAACCATAGTTGATATGGTGAGTCTTCCATCATTTCAAACGACTCCAGAATCACAAAGCCTTCTGGGCGACCTAGCCCTTGCAGCCCAAGTAGAATCAGCCCTGATAGACGAGTTCCCTGAGATCCGAGTGACGGCAAAGAACCATATAGTTTTCATCCATGTCAAGGTGTCGCTCAGTATGATGGGAGATGCCTTCAAGCAAAAGCATGTCATTCGCCGGATTGAAGATATTGCCCAGACCATTCAGGGGGTGAAAGAAGTAAAGGTAACTCTGGGATCAGCCGTTTAG
- a CDS encoding SLC13 family permease, with amino-acid sequence MPGLEHEVEWPSLIFFVGLFVVIAAAESTGLIQEIANVVLQASQGNLTIAVIMILWVSAIASAFIDNIPFTATMLPIVLFLSESFGLPKDNVLWWSLSLGACLGGNGTVIGASANVVTVGVAEKAGFRISFVEYMKMCWWPMMITVTMCMVYLLIAY; translated from the coding sequence GTGCCGGGTCTGGAACATGAGGTGGAATGGCCTTCCCTCATTTTCTTCGTCGGGCTTTTCGTGGTCATTGCAGCCGCGGAATCCACGGGACTTATCCAGGAGATCGCCAACGTAGTGCTTCAGGCATCACAGGGTAACCTCACCATCGCTGTAATCATGATCCTCTGGGTTTCGGCCATTGCCTCCGCGTTCATCGACAACATCCCTTTCACTGCGACCATGCTGCCCATCGTGCTGTTCCTGAGCGAGAGCTTCGGCCTGCCCAAGGACAACGTGCTGTGGTGGTCTCTATCCCTCGGGGCGTGCCTGGGCGGCAACGGCACTGTGATCGGTGCAAGCGCTAATGTGGTCACGGTGGGTGTGGCGGAAAAGGCGGGCTTCAGAATCTCATTCGTGGAATATATGAAGATGTGCTGGTGGCCCATGATGATCACTGTCACCATGTGCATGGTTTACTTGCTCATCGCGTATTGA
- a CDS encoding TonB-dependent receptor produces the protein MRAFSLPYKRFMIAVFAVFALAASGNITALAQGTESSRELERVDINPPDRRPAARATSEAAPRYTGDQTNSPDSSSSSGPESAAVFGNGNSAAASTLSLVTGKSTVSIGAPALPAQVQTITPQDIQQLNIWGREPADLFIRTAGINAYYYNQGTLGLGIGMRGFATANDIGFWVDGVPQNYPSEVGQGRVVLQWLTPEAIERIEVIKGPFSAMYGNFAEAGVINIVTKKSAPSSSVTAEGGSFGAFRGLAILSSQNLVPTPFLVQDYYDINGYRENSQLKQGTTFDKFSVPIVGGILSLRYSYFQSDWGGAGYVPVNQVKSGQWPRKQALDPWDGGWVRRSELVANYAPACGERGLYADLYMHRYDGIRWRKLWPTTNSEYAVYEGRPYWGGRAYYNLVFGDVASLTVGGDTRQDTGSEQRYNTIRRVRSAPDTFGYELSLTNWGMFLQGQIKPHEKAKIVGGLRWDYFTQQFDNQTRPQNSGKQQLWVSSPKVGFVMTPTENFNIFGNAGMGFRTPAFTEVSPYQAGKNANFGLECPAVRTYDIGANATLFGSLYLAADYYHTYMERELVTIASESFNVGNTVRKGYELEAKYYPSKNLDFFASYAWVDAKVVDPTNPGQFLVPYIPEHLIKAGVTIGRDFGPYGNILADLYYQYFSGPPLYNGTVTTPLYAPDYDVYNFKLRYTGNGWSSFFSARCQPREYSASYFSNTGALLTYDPPPQWELNAGLMYSFY, from the coding sequence ATGAGAGCTTTTTCTCTTCCATATAAGAGGTTTATGATTGCGGTCTTTGCAGTCTTCGCACTAGCCGCCTCTGGGAATATCACCGCATTAGCTCAGGGAACGGAAAGCTCACGGGAGCTTGAACGCGTTGATATAAATCCCCCCGACCGTCGGCCTGCAGCCAGAGCTACATCGGAGGCGGCCCCCCGCTACACTGGGGACCAGACCAATTCTCCGGATTCGTCGTCCTCCAGTGGCCCTGAGAGTGCTGCGGTATTCGGCAATGGAAACAGCGCAGCAGCATCTACCCTTTCCTTGGTGACCGGTAAATCTACAGTGTCCATCGGTGCGCCCGCCCTGCCTGCACAGGTTCAAACGATTACTCCCCAGGACATTCAGCAGCTCAATATCTGGGGCAGAGAACCTGCGGACCTATTTATTAGGACCGCAGGAATAAATGCTTATTATTACAACCAGGGAACCTTGGGTCTGGGCATCGGCATGAGAGGTTTTGCCACTGCCAATGACATTGGGTTTTGGGTAGACGGCGTGCCACAGAACTATCCGTCGGAGGTCGGTCAAGGTAGAGTCGTGCTCCAATGGCTAACCCCTGAGGCGATCGAAAGAATCGAGGTCATCAAAGGTCCCTTTTCCGCTATGTACGGTAACTTTGCCGAGGCAGGTGTGATCAATATTGTGACCAAGAAGAGCGCCCCTTCCTCCAGCGTAACAGCGGAAGGGGGCAGTTTCGGCGCTTTTCGGGGGCTTGCAATTCTGAGTAGCCAGAACTTGGTCCCCACTCCGTTCCTGGTTCAAGACTATTATGACATTAATGGATACCGGGAAAATTCCCAGCTTAAACAGGGGACTACTTTCGATAAGTTTTCCGTCCCAATCGTGGGTGGTATTCTCTCTTTGCGATACAGCTACTTTCAGTCGGACTGGGGTGGCGCTGGATATGTGCCCGTCAATCAGGTAAAGAGTGGACAATGGCCCAGAAAACAAGCCCTCGATCCCTGGGATGGTGGTTGGGTGAGGCGATCCGAATTGGTTGCGAATTATGCTCCAGCATGCGGAGAGCGCGGGCTTTATGCTGATCTCTATATGCATAGATACGACGGTATACGGTGGAGGAAGCTTTGGCCGACCACGAACTCAGAATACGCTGTGTATGAAGGCAGGCCGTACTGGGGTGGACGAGCCTACTACAACCTTGTCTTTGGGGATGTAGCCTCGCTTACGGTAGGTGGGGATACCAGACAGGATACCGGTTCCGAACAGCGATACAACACGATCAGGAGAGTAAGATCCGCTCCCGACACGTTCGGGTACGAGCTGTCATTAACCAATTGGGGGATGTTTTTGCAAGGCCAAATCAAACCCCATGAAAAGGCGAAGATCGTCGGAGGACTCCGATGGGATTACTTTACGCAGCAGTTCGACAATCAGACTCGGCCTCAGAACTCCGGCAAACAACAGCTTTGGGTCAGTTCTCCAAAAGTCGGGTTCGTCATGACTCCGACAGAGAATTTCAACATATTCGGAAACGCGGGTATGGGATTCCGAACGCCGGCTTTTACCGAGGTTTCGCCATACCAGGCAGGAAAGAATGCGAACTTCGGATTGGAGTGTCCAGCGGTTCGAACATACGATATTGGCGCAAATGCGACACTGTTCGGTAGTTTGTACCTCGCTGCCGATTACTATCACACGTACATGGAGCGAGAACTAGTGACTATTGCTAGTGAATCGTTCAACGTCGGCAACACGGTGCGAAAGGGCTATGAACTGGAAGCGAAATATTACCCCAGCAAGAACCTTGACTTTTTCGCAAGTTATGCATGGGTGGATGCCAAGGTAGTTGACCCGACCAATCCAGGACAATTCCTCGTACCCTATATCCCGGAACACCTCATAAAGGCAGGAGTGACGATAGGAAGGGACTTCGGTCCGTACGGAAACATTCTTGCTGACCTGTACTATCAATACTTCAGTGGCCCCCCTTTATACAACGGAACTGTGACGACTCCTCTCTACGCGCCGGACTACGATGTGTACAATTTTAAGCTTCGATACACAGGAAACGGGTGGTCCTCCTTCTTTTCCGCGAGATGTCAACCGAGGGAATACTCCGCGTCGTATTTCTCGAACACTGGAGCGCTTCTGACGTACGATCCCCCACCCCAATGGGAGCTTAATGCAGGTCTCATGTACTCGTTTTATTGA
- a CDS encoding ABC transporter ATP-binding protein, producing MDRSTDKPILETINLCKRFGETHALHEVNLLVKPGEIYCLLGANGAGKTTLVNVFLGFLEPTSGTAYVNGRNVTRHGLECKREIAYIPEQVMLYGVLSGIENLEYFAELATGERQNRSLLLTHLEEVGLDRQAAVRRVSTYSKGMRQKVGIAIALAKRARALLLDEPTSGLDPKAASEFSQLLREARDRGVEILTTTHDLFHAKQTSSRIGIMNQGRLVAELDSHELGNADLEALYLQHMRA from the coding sequence ATGGATCGATCAACTGACAAACCCATACTTGAAACGATCAATCTCTGCAAACGATTCGGTGAAACACATGCCCTTCATGAAGTTAACCTTCTCGTAAAACCGGGCGAAATTTACTGTCTTCTCGGAGCCAACGGAGCGGGCAAGACGACTCTTGTCAATGTCTTCCTTGGCTTCTTGGAACCAACCTCCGGAACAGCCTATGTCAATGGCCGCAATGTCACTCGGCATGGTCTCGAATGCAAACGGGAAATCGCCTATATTCCCGAGCAGGTAATGCTTTACGGAGTACTCTCCGGCATAGAAAATCTGGAATATTTCGCGGAGCTGGCGACAGGCGAGCGGCAGAATCGTTCGCTTCTTTTAACTCACCTGGAAGAGGTAGGGCTGGATAGGCAGGCAGCGGTACGAAGGGTTTCGACCTACTCCAAAGGGATGCGTCAGAAAGTCGGCATCGCCATTGCGTTAGCCAAGCGCGCTCGCGCCCTGCTCCTCGACGAACCGACCTCGGGGCTTGACCCCAAAGCCGCAAGTGAATTCTCCCAGCTCCTTCGAGAGGCTCGCGACAGGGGAGTGGAGATATTGACCACTACCCACGACCTGTTTCATGCAAAACAAACCAGTTCTCGGATCGGGATTATGAATCAGGGACGGCTGGTGGCAGAATTGGACAGCCACGAACTCGGCAATGCCGATCTCGAAGCTCTGTACCTCCAACACATGAGGGCCTGA